A DNA window from Vigna angularis cultivar LongXiaoDou No.4 chromosome 1, ASM1680809v1, whole genome shotgun sequence contains the following coding sequences:
- the LOC108338647 gene encoding vacuolar iron transporter homolog 4: protein MANLGARTNGISSNQVEIPIHANGVESKPSEESNIDYSQRAQWLRAAVLGANDGLVSVASLMIGIGAVKKEISAMLVAGFAGLVAGACSMAIGEFVSVYTQYDIEVTQLKREREANNNGGMDGESEREKLPNPFQAAMASALAFSVGALVPMLAAVFIRSHKIRMGVIGGAVSLALLVFGGIGAVLGKTPVKKSCLRVLIGGWMAMAITFGLTKLAGFAEL, encoded by the coding sequence ATGGCCAACCTTGGAGCTAGAACCAATGGAATTTCATCAAACCAAGTTGAGATCCCTATCCATGCAAATGGTGTGGAGTCAAAACCAAGCGAAGAGAGCAACATTGACTACTCTCAAAGGGCTCAGTGGCTTCGAGCAGCAGTGTTGGGAGCCAATGATGGGTTAGTCTCTGTTGCTTCACTTATGATTGGTATTGGAGCCGTTAAGAAAGAGATCAGTGCCATGCTTGTTGCTGGTTTTGCTGGATTAGTTGCAGGGGCTTGTAGCATGGCAATTGGAGAGTTTGTGTCTGTGTACACTCAGTATGACATAGAGGTGACTCAGCTTAAAAGGGAGAGAGAGGCTAATAACAATGGAGGAATGGATGGAGAATCTGAAAGGGAGAAGCTACCAAACCCTTTTCAGGCTGCAATGGCATCAGCACTGGCATTTTCTGTTGGTGCATTGGTGCCAATGCTAGCAGCTGTGTTTATAAGGAGCCACAAGATTAGGATGGGAGTTATTGGTGGTGCAGTTAGCTTGGCATTGTTGGTGTTTGGAGGGATAGGAGCAGTGCTGGGAAAAACTCCAGTGAAGAAATCTTGTTTGAGGGTGCTGATTGGAGGTTGGATGGCCATGGCCATAACATTTGGCCTCACTAAATTGGCTGGCTTTGCTGAACTTTGA